TTCGAATCCTTTCCGAGGAATCCGAAAACATTTTCGGTCTCGGGGAACAATTCACACATTTTAATCTAAAAGGAAGAACTCCGTTTTTGTTCACGGAAGAACAAGGATTGGGAAGGGGAGATCAGCCGATCACGGCGGGTGCGAATCTCACTGCGGGAGCGGGTGGAAACGAATATTCCACTTACACTCCGATTCCGTTCTTTCTGACTTCCGGAAACCGTTCTCTCTTTTTTGAAAACAGTTCGTATTCCGTCTTTGATTTTTCCAAACCGGAGGAGATCACGATCGAATTTCGAGAGAACGGTTTGAAAGGAACGATCTGGAAGGATGTTACCCCGACCAAACTCGTTCAGAAATTTACCCAGAAGACGGGGAGGGCTCCGATTCTTCCGGACTGGGCGTATGGAACTTGGTTCGGAATCCAAGGCGGAAAGGATGTCGTATTAAAAAGAATTGAAGAAGCAAAGAAGGCGGGAAATCCGATCACGGCTCTTTGGATCCAGGATTGGGTGGGAAGAAGAAAAACGAGTTTCGGCTCCCAGCTTTGGTGGAGATGGATCTCTGACGAAAAATCATATCCCGATTTTAAAAAATTCTGCAAGGACTTAAACGCACAAGGGATTTCTGTATTAGGATATTTGAATCCTTTTTTAGCCAATGAAGGACCTCTTTTTGAAGAAGCGGTTAAAAAGAATTATCTCGTAAAGGATAAGAACGGAAAAGACTACGAAATCGCGACCGCAGGTTTTCCGGCATATCTACTCGATCTTACAAATCCGGAAGCAGTGAAATGGATCCAAGGAATCATCCAAAAAAATCTGATCGGCTCCGGTCTTTCGGGTTGGATGGCGGACTTCGGGGAATGGTTGCCTCTCGACGCCGTCCTTCATTCCGGAGTGAACGCCGAACTCTATCACAATGTGTATCCGGTCGAGTGGGCTCGTATCAATCGAGAAGCGATTCGACAGGCGGGAAAGGAAGGGGAGGTCGTATTTTTTACTCGGGCGGGTTATAGCGGATCGATGAAACATTCCACTCTTTTTTGGGAAGGGGATCAGATGGTGAGCTGGGGAGAACACGACGGTTTGACCTCGGCGCTCACGGGTCTTCTCTCCGGGGGCTTAAGTGGAATCTCTCTCAATCACAGCGACATCGGCGGTTATACGACGATCAACAACCCGATCCGAGATTACCACCGTTCGAAGGAGTTGTTTCTACGTTGGGCGGAATTGAATGTCTTCAGTCCCGTTTTTCGAACACACGAAGGAAATCGTCCCGAAAAAAATCATCAGGCTTACAGCGACGAAGAAACGATCCGAGAATTTGCGAGATACGGAAAGATGCACTTCGCGTTAAAAGAATATCTGCAAAGCCTTGTTAAAGAAGCTTCACTTACGGGTCTTCCCATTGTTCGCCCCTTGTATCTGCACTACGGAAATGACCGCAGAACGCACGAGATCAAAACAGAATTTTTGTTAGGCGAAGATCTCTTGGTTCTTCCCGTATTACAAAAAGGGGAATCGTCCGTGAGAGGATATCTTCCAGATGGAGAATGGGAACATCTCTGGACCGGAAAGAGTTACTCCGGAAAGCAAGAGATCGAAGTGGAAAGTCCTTTGGGAAGTCCGGCGATCTTTGTAAGAAAGAACGGGGCATGGTCGCAAAAGTTGAAAGCCGCTCTTTTCCCTTTCAAACGTTAAACGAAGAGAAGAAAGTTTGCGGTTCCGGAATTGTAAGATCGGCAAATAAGATAAATTGAATATTCTTGAGTGATGTAATGAAGCCCACTTTGTTTTTTCCAATATTTACGCTCTTCTTGGTTTCTTGTAGTACTCGAGGAAGCGAATCTCAAATTCATATCGATTCCGGAAACAAATTCGATAAAAAGGGAAGACTTGCGTTTCAAATCGAAAGATCGGAAGAACGAAATTCCGTGATACGGATATCGATGATGAAAAAAGAATCCTATCTTTCCAACGGAAGAGTTTTTAAAGAAGAATTATCGATCACCGATCAGTTTCCTCAGAAAACGATGACGATCGATCTTCCGGAAGGGGATTATGTGGGTTCGATTCGGATCGAATCCAAAAATTCATACGCGCCTTTCAAAAATCGAATCTATTCGACGACCGTCCTCTACTTCGATGAAAAGATGAGTTCCTCATTTCACGCATCCGATCCATCGGAGTTTCTTCCACTGGACGCACATCTCAAAATGAAACATCCGGGTTATAACGAATACTTTGGATATCAAAACCGGGAAACCTATTACGAATATTCTCCTTTGGAAATACGCCTCGGCTCCGAGAGAAAATTTTTCGTAAAAGAATTGAGGGAAGAAAAACTGAATCTGAAAAAAACGGGACTCATCTGGGCTTGGTTCGGATTGGCTTTCACCAACCCGGCCTTTTATCCCGGGATCTACGCCGCGGTCTACGGAAGTTTCTTCTTGGGACCGGTAATTTTCGGTGTCGCGATCTACGATCGTAAAACGGAAGTTGCGGATCGACAATAGTCGCGTATGATTAAAAAATCGTTCTTCATTTGTATCTTTCTTTCTTCTTCGTTGTTTTCCAATGAATTTAGAACCGGAGTTCATTTGATCAATCGAGACCGTGTTTCACACGAGATCGTTTACACGGAAAGTATGGTTCCTTCTTCTAAGATTTGTTTCGTAAAGAAGTCTACAAAGGCGATGAAAAATGGGATCGCGCCGATTCCTCTCAGAAAGAATGAAAAGGGCTTTCGGATTCTTTCCAGGGAAAGCGATCCGCAAAAATTTCAGATCATCACAAAGGTAGTAATCGATGCTGAAACCGTCGTGCCATGTTTGAGTATGGAACTCGATTCGATCGGTTTCAAAGAAAAAGCGTGGAATCAAAGAGTAAAGAATCAAACCCTAACGATCAAAAACGGAGAGCTCGTCTTTTCTAAAAATTAGGAACCTCATTCTTGCGTTTCTCGAATTGGTGTTTTGAAAAGAGAAACAATCTGCGAATGGAAAAAAAGATTATCCTCAGATTGTTTTGAGATCCCCAATTCGGTTGAAACAAGGCGTCGATCTTTGGAAAAAAAAAGAAAGAAGTGATTCATTCTTCGAAACGAAGAATGAAAAAAGGAAAGTCTAACGCATACATGGATTCGACTTTGGAAAAGCAAGAAACACCGATCGTCTTCTTTGACGGAGTTTGTAATCTCTGTAACGGAACCGTCCTATTCTTCTTGGATCATAACCCGGAAAAAAATCTTCGATTCGCGAGCCTACAATCTGCGTCTGCGGAGCGGATTCTTGGAAAAAAAGTTCTTCTTGGTGATTCTCCTTCTTCGGTCCTTTTTCTGGAGAATGGGAATCTCTATGAAAAGTCGAACGCGGTGTTACGAATCGCGAAACATCTTTCCTTTCCCTGGAACCTGGCTCCGCTTTTTCGCTGGATTCCTACTTCGTTGAGGAACCTCGTCTACGAATGGATTGCGAGAAATCGATATCGGTGGTTTGGAAAGAGCGAGGCTTGTAGAATCCCGAGCCCGGAATACAAATCCCGCTTTTTAGAATCCGAATAACAGAACGATTGTCTCGTTCTTTTTGCAACGCATCAATTCAAAAAGAAGAAGGCGGCGTTTACCGGTTTCCTTTTTCTTCCGAAGAACGTCCCTTCCGCAATTTTTGGAGAACGCAGAAAAACCTTTGGAAAAGTAGGAACTCCTTCGTTCCCAAATAAGAATCGAATCTCAATAACAAAGTCTGAAACCTTAAAAACGAACCAAATACTCTGAAATTTGAGCTATACTCGTTAAAATTCGTCAAATCTATATAGAATCATTCTGTATCGTTCATTCTTGCTCAGGGAATCCGGTCGAAAAATCCTTGAATGGAATCCCCAGACGGGAAGACTGACTTCAGAAGTTGTTTTCCGTTGCCGAACATGGAAATAGGTCTCGGA
The Leptospira stimsonii DNA segment above includes these coding regions:
- a CDS encoding thiol-disulfide oxidoreductase DCC family protein, with protein sequence MKKGKSNAYMDSTLEKQETPIVFFDGVCNLCNGTVLFFLDHNPEKNLRFASLQSASAERILGKKVLLGDSPSSVLFLENGNLYEKSNAVLRIAKHLSFPWNLAPLFRWIPTSLRNLVYEWIARNRYRWFGKSEACRIPSPEYKSRFLESE
- a CDS encoding alpha-glucosidase, coding for MFLRSLSILAVLFCSSFCNRPFANYTRLSLPTEKQFRFGKGFQAFQKEEVLEIRSSQGIFLELSLRSPFLSAAKGEQKVKSKFASFHIDDRILSRCNSQSIDTILASENELKISGKLEGENCKSDYEVRFLPLDETAMDFRVVFSDSSLNRTFFRILSEESENIFGLGEQFTHFNLKGRTPFLFTEEQGLGRGDQPITAGANLTAGAGGNEYSTYTPIPFFLTSGNRSLFFENSSYSVFDFSKPEEITIEFRENGLKGTIWKDVTPTKLVQKFTQKTGRAPILPDWAYGTWFGIQGGKDVVLKRIEEAKKAGNPITALWIQDWVGRRKTSFGSQLWWRWISDEKSYPDFKKFCKDLNAQGISVLGYLNPFLANEGPLFEEAVKKNYLVKDKNGKDYEIATAGFPAYLLDLTNPEAVKWIQGIIQKNLIGSGLSGWMADFGEWLPLDAVLHSGVNAELYHNVYPVEWARINREAIRQAGKEGEVVFFTRAGYSGSMKHSTLFWEGDQMVSWGEHDGLTSALTGLLSGGLSGISLNHSDIGGYTTINNPIRDYHRSKELFLRWAELNVFSPVFRTHEGNRPEKNHQAYSDEETIREFARYGKMHFALKEYLQSLVKEASLTGLPIVRPLYLHYGNDRRTHEIKTEFLLGEDLLVLPVLQKGESSVRGYLPDGEWEHLWTGKSYSGKQEIEVESPLGSPAIFVRKNGAWSQKLKAALFPFKR